Proteins encoded by one window of Scatophagus argus isolate fScaArg1 chromosome 8, fScaArg1.pri, whole genome shotgun sequence:
- the LOC124062945 gene encoding putative helicase mov-10-B.1 isoform X4 yields MPLPVHQKDQMSFLYKQEEQSQMLPAVWPASARDTVPGSSGYQDGPHHTSVAEVQAQQARQKIEARKTVAKLFQQYRDQLISNKYEVTVTSDPVSTEEKICLTVYENKKVIHFTVKNSGVTAVYLTFWSAVLVKNIFTVRDCHGNNIKTINKHTLQPGETYEIKVHFHSLHAGFYEQLLVFNFETCQQFSDTFEIMRLLEVIHLTSLSEEPSQKATDSLCQSVLSNLKKGMSLLTSVIPLKKYGIPHGIKYSKEDVDLLGPLNWENYSQRFHMLLHLEEHQQKTNIEKYNQDNVPLFACKSTTDLVIMQIAGVSKSTVLKPSGVRVQVVPLVVTNFEPVHYYTGWLQHVEGELIYLQFDKDFLRCFKEGMRVRALFAINRISLRLQHRAAVLIYEHRLKEVLFPTGQHSVKHSHLHSLPGVEGNPEQCTAVHYIVAGTAKPAPYLVFGPPGTGKTVTLVEAIKQIVKTQNSCHILACAPSNSAADHLCEKILEKKIRGVFRLYAFSFPVRNISPKIKPHCNLDISNNNIILPPKKVLLRYKVMVTTLITAGRLVTAGINPSHFTYIFVDEAGQAIETECVIPLAGLMKPHTCQVVLAGDPKQLGPVITSTLAEESGLGLSLLERLMNNIDLYKSHDGFNNRFITKLLRNYRSHPAILKIPNELFYKGELQAYADKKRCSSFCKWEHLPKKGFPLIFHGVAGTDERDADSPSAYNMAEVEVIKEYLKSLIDHFHKNDMATIEPREIGIITPYRKQVEKIQNALKTDKDLKKENLENIVIGSVENFQGKEFSVILLSTVRSTPKLSASKQQFTLGFVDNEKRFNVALTRAKSLLIVIGDPRILKTDKIWNKFVNYCYKEGAYRGIAVSDEEEEEEEDTLNNVHSQNLWNHGIKSPHFRSVLYGLTMFDMITTQQDNIYFKCHSDRRHQREPASPRTVQVFVSGEEAETARGRLARFLKEELKKSRAQLISAKNGIRINSDPQFENGKLCLLVEECECLVNLKVENSGTKPVYFTYYTPLHWLKYFTLKDESKVTKTNPLCLHPGDSYEIQVIFHCTVVGFYPTTLAFEFRQDLQTSDAFYIVRFIEARCITALGRELAPTAPYKPRSLPAWIRKVDYKIVDGQRPEGLSKRELENAVMLKEYRMPAYMNSFIKSLEKPTFVSDKRRALLESPLSRSNYSEKFHLLLYLEEQQMEVDIKKYNIPNSEQEVAIMTRDPVNKKLLVLEVPGVSENRPSVLRGDALLAYPVGEKTIKYRGYVHSVQLNSVKLGFGPKLLDRFVDGMKFNIEFTISRLILRLQHRAAELAPQYRLEDVLFPAAPTSSQQTELPQLRLFDSKLEKNTEQYQAVQHIVAGSSKPAPYLLFGPPGTGKTVTLVEAIKQIEKNQASCHILACAPSNSAADLLCEKILDSMDPKDKPKVYRIYASSREPKSVPDGLKACSNLVGDCYFYPAKEKLMEYRIIVTTLLTAGRLVTGGIPAGHFTHVFVDEAGHAVETECLIPVAGLLHPESGQVVLAGDPKQLGPIIRSPFALKYGMGVSLLERLMKDFPLYQKNEGVFNNRFVTKLLHNYRSHPAILKIPNELFYDGELQVCADEILRNSCRNWKYLPRKGFPVIFHGVAGVDEREASSPSFFNVAEVEVLMNYVRKLLQTHGKRGLATISPKDIGIITPYRKQVQKICKALDKVGKELKNKEMDSLEVGSVEEFQGQERRVIMVSTVRSSPNYAEIDQQFNLGFVKNEKRFNVSVTRAKALLIVVGNPRVLNTDSTWARFIQYCKDEGGYTGFTEAEEDEDMQLRLASLYIATEPNAVPGP; encoded by the exons ATGCCGCTACCTGTTCACCAAAAA GACCAAATGAGCTTTCTCTACAAACAGGAAGAGCAATCACAGATGTTGCCTGCAGTATGGCCTGCCAGCGCCAGGGACACAGTACCAGGAAGTTCTGGTTACCAGGATGGGCCACACCATACATCTGTTGCCGAAGTACAGGCTCAGCAGGCACGCCAAAAAATTGAAGCCCGTAAAACAGTGGCAAAATTATTCCAGCAATACAG GGATCAGCTAATCTCCAACAAATATGAGGTCACCGTGACATCAGATCCTGTGTCAACAGAAGAGAAGATCTGCCTCACTGTGTATGAAAATAAG AAAGTCATACATTTCACTGTGAAGAACTCTGGTGTCACAGcagtttatttaactttttgGTCCGCTGTCCTTGtaaagaacattttcactgttagaGACTGTCATGGAAACAATATCAAGACTATCAACAAACACACTCTTCAACCAG GAGAGACATATGAAATCAAGGTCCATTTCCACTCTCTCCATGCAGGCTTCTATGAACAGTTATTAGTCTTTAATTTTGAAACATGCCAGCAGTTCTCAGATACCTTTGAGATCATGCGCCTCTTGGAGGTCATACATCTGACATCTCTTAGTGAAGAGCCCTCCCAAAAAGCCACAGACTCATTGTGCCAAAGTGTATTGTCTAACCTTAAGAAAGG AATGAGCCTACTAACTTCTGTCATTCCTTTGAAGAAATATGGGATACCCCATGgtataaaatacagtaaagaaGACGt GGACCTGCTGGGTCCTCTGAACTGGGAGAACTACTCCCAGAGGTTTCACATGCTGCTGCATCTGGAGGAGCACCAGCAGAAGACAAACATTGAGAAATACAATCAGGATAATGTGCCCCTGTTTGCATGCAAAAGCACCACTGACCTTGTAATTATGCAG ATTGCAGGTGTCTCTAAAAGTACAGTACTGAAGCCATCCGGGGTCCGTGTGCAGGTGGTTCCCTTGGTGGTTACCAACTTCGAACCTGTTCATTATTACACTGGATGGCTTCAACATGTGGAGGGGGAGCTGATCTACCTGCAGTTCGATAAAGA TTTCCTGAGGTGTTTCAAGGAGGGCATGAGGGTCCGTGCTTTGTTTGCCATCAACCGCATAAGCCTACGACttcagcacagagcagcagtgctgaTATATGAGCACAGACTGAAGGAGGTGCTGTTCCCTACTGGACAACATTCTGTCAAGCATTCACATTTACACAG CCTACCAGGGGTTGAGGGCAACCCAGAACAGTGCACAGCTGTTCATTACATTGTAGCTGGTACTGCAAAACCTGCCCCTTACCTGGTATTTGGTCCACCTGGCACAG GCAAAACAGTGACTTTGGTGGAAGCCATCAAACAGATAGTGAAAACCCAGAATTCGTGCCACATACTGGCTTGCGCTCCTTCCAACAGCGCAGCTGATCATCTGTGTGAGAAGATTCTGGAAAAAAAGATTCGGGGAGTGTTTCGCTTGTATGCGTTCAGTTTCCCTGTGAGAAATATTTCCCCAAAAATAAAG CCACATTGCAACCTGGACATCAGTAACAACAACATTATTCTTCCTCCTAAAAAAGTGCTGTTGAGGTATAAGGTCATGGTAACCACCTTGATTACCGCTGGAAG GCTAGTGACAGCAGGGATTAATCCAAGTCATTTCACTTATATCTTTGTGGATGAGGCAGGCCAGGCTATAGAAACAGAGTGTGTCATTCCTTTAGCAG GTTTAATGAAACCACACACATGTCAGGTAGTGCTGGCCGGAGACCCTAAACAGTTAGGCCCAGTCATCACATCCACATTAGCAGAGGAAAGTGGCCTGG GTTTGTCCTTGTTGGAGCGTCTGATGAATAACATCGACCTTTACAAGTCACATGACGGGTTCAACAACCGCTTTATCACCAAATTACTGAGGAACTATAG ATCCCATCCTGCAATTCTGAAAATTCCCAATGAGCTCTTTTATAAAGGAGAACTTCAAGCATATGCAGATAAAAAGAGATGTAGTTCATTTTGCAAATGGGAACACCTGCCCAAAAAA GGTTTCCCTCTGATCTTCCATGGAGTGGCAGGTACTGATGAACGTGATGCCGACAGTCCCTCTGCTTACAACatggcagaggtggaggtgatAAAGGAGTACTTAAAATCCCTTATTGACCAttttcacaaaaatgacatGGCCACAATTGAACCAAGAGAAATTGGCATCATTACCCCATACAGAAAACAG GTGGAGAAAATCCAGAATGCCCTCAAGACTGATAAAGATCTCAAGAAGGAAAACCTGGAAAACATAGTG aTTGGCTCAGTGGAGAATTTTCAGGGTAAAGAGTTTAGCGTGATTCTGTTGTCTACGGTGCGTAGCACTCCCAAACTGAGTGCAAGTAAGCAACAGTTCACTCTAGGCTTTGTTGATAATGAGAAG AGGTTTAATGTGGCACTGACCAGAGCAAAATCCTTACTGATTGTCATTGGAGACCCCAGAATtttgaaaactgacaaaatctGGAACAA ATTTGTTAATTACTGCTACAAAGAAGGGGCTTACCGAGGTATTGCAGTCtctgatgaagaggaagaggaagaggaagatacACTCAATAATGTACACTCACAGAACCTCTG gaaCCATGGGATCAAATCTCCCCACTTCAGATCAGTCCTCTACGGCCTGACAATGTTCGACATGATAACAACACAACAAGACAATATCTACTTCAAG TGCCATTCAGACAGGCGTCATCAGCGAGAGCCTGCCAGTCCCAGGACAGTACAGGTCTTTGTCTCTGGAGAAGAAGCCGAAACAGCCCGGGGGAGACTGGCCAGGTTTTTGAAGGAAGAACTGAAGAAAAGCAG AGCTCAGCTCATCTCTGCCAAAAATGGCATCCGGATCAACTCTGACCCTCAGTTTGAGAATGGGAAACTTTGCTTGCTTGTGGAAGAATGCGAG TGTTTGGTAAACCTGAAAGTGGAAAACTCTGGAACAAAGCCTGTGTATTTCACCTACTACACCCCACTGCACTGGCTGAAGTACTTCACTCTAAAGGATGAGAGCAAAGTGACTAAGACAAATCCTTTGTGTCTACATCCAG GTGACAGCTATGAGATCCAGGTTATTTTCCACTGCACTGTGGTTGGTTTCTATCCAACTACACTGGCCTTTGAGTTCAGACAAGACCTGCAGACCTCCGATGCGTTCTACATTGTACGCTTCATTGAGGCTCGGTGTATAACTGCCTTAGGACGGGAGCTGGCACCCACAGCACCCTACAAACCTCGCTCTCTCCCTGCCTGGATCCGTAAAGTTGATTACAAGATTGTGGATGGACAGCGACCTGAAGG ACTGTCAAAAAGGGAGCTAGAGAATGCAGTTATGCTAAAAGAGTATCGCATGCCGGCATACATGAACTCGTTCATCAAATCACTGGAGAAGCCTACCTTCGTCTCTGATAAAAG AAGGGCCTTGCTGGAAAGCCCCTTGAGCCGGAGTAACTACTCAGAGAagtttcatctgctgctgtatCTGGAGGAGCAACAGATGGAGGTGGACATCAAGAAATACAACATCCCTAACAGTGAACAAGAAGTGGCCATCATGACCAGAGATCCAGTCAACAAGAAACTTCTCGTTCTGGAG GTACCTGGTGTGTCTGAGAACCGCCCGTCTGTACTACGAGGGGATGCACTGCTGGCGTATCCTGTGGGAGAAAAGACGATTAAGTATCGCGGCTACGTCCACAGTGTGCAGCTGAACAGTGTCAAACTCGGCTTCGGCCCAAA ATTGCTGGATCGCTTTGTAGATGGCATGAAGTTTAATATTGAGTTCACTATCAGCCGCCTGATTTTGCGTCttcagcacagagcagcagagctggCACCTCAATACAGATTGGAAGATGTGCTGTTCCCTGCAGCACCCACCTCCTCTCAGCAAACTGAGCTTCCCCAACTCAG GCTGTTTGACTCAAagctggagaaaaacacagagcagtATCAGGCTGTACAACATATTGTGGCTGGCTCATCCAAACCTGCCCCCTACCTGCTGTTTGGCCCACCTGGAACAG GCAAAACTGTGACTCTGGTGGAGGCCATCAAGCAGATAGAGAAGAACCAGGCCTCCTGCCACATCCTGGCCTGTGCTCCCTCCAACAGCGCTGCTGATCTGCTCTGCGAGAAGATACTGGACTCTATGGATCCTAAGGATAAGCCTAAAGTATACCGCATATACGCCAGCAGCAGGGAACCAAAATCTGTCCCCGACGGTCTCAAA GCATGCTCTAACCTGGTCGGGGATTGTTATTTTTATCCTGCTAAAGAGAAGCTGATGGAGTATAGGATCATTGTCACCACCCTGCTAACTGCTGGAAG GTTGGTCACAGGAGGCATCCCTGCAGGTCATTTCACTCACGTGTTTGTGGACGAGGCAGGACATGCTGTGGAGACTGAATGTTTAATTCCAGTGGcag GGCTGCTCCATCCAGAGTCGGGTCAAGTCGTTCTGGCTGGGGATCCCAAACAACTCGGACCCATCATCAGATCCCCTTTTGCACTAAAATACGGCATGG gagTGTCCCTCTTGGAGCGCTTGATGAAGGATTTTCCTCTGTACCAGAAGAACGAGGGCGTGTTCAACAATCGCTTTGTCACAAAGCTGCTGCACAACTACAG GTCCCATCCTGCCATCCTGAAGATTCCTAACGAACTCTTCTACGATGGGGAGTTGCAGGTTTGCGCGGATGAAATTTTACGCAACTCCTGCCGCAATTGGAAATATCTCCCAAGGAAG GGCTTCCCAGTGATCTTCCATGGGGTGGCTGGCGTCGATGAGCGAGAGGCCAGCAGTCCTTCGTTCTTCAATGTAGCAGAGGTGGAGGTGCTGATGAACTACGTCAGGAAACTGCTGCAGACACACGGCAAGAGGGGCCTGGCTACCATCTCACCTAAAGACATAGGCATCATCACTCCCTACAGGAAACAG GTGCAGAAAATCTGTAAGGCCTTGGACAAAGTTGGGAAAGAGcttaaaaacaaggaaatggaCAGCCTTGAG gtgggTTCAGTGGAGGAATTCCAAGGTCAGGAGAGGAGGGTGATCATGGTGTCGACAGTGCGGAGCAGCCCCAATTATGCAGAGATAGACCAACAGTTCAACCTCGGCTTTGTCAAGAATGAGAAG AGATTCAACGTGTCTGTGACTCGAGCTAAAGCCCTGCTGATTGTGGTGGGAAACCCCAGAGTGCTGAACACAGATTCGACCTGGGCCCG CTTCATCCAGTACTGTAAGGATGAAGGAGGCTACACTGGTTTTACTGAAgcagaggaagacgaggacATGCAGTTGAGACTTGCTTCCCTCTACATCGCCACTGAGCCTAATG cagtACCTGGACCTTGA
- the LOC124062945 gene encoding putative helicase mov-10-B.1 isoform X2: MPLPVHQKDQMSFLYKQEEQSQMLPAVWPASARDTVPGSSGYQDGPHHTSVAEVQAQQARQKIEARKTVAKLFQQYRDQLISNKYEVTVTSDPVSTEEKICLTVYENKKVIHFTVKNSGVTAVYLTFWSAVLVKNIFTVRDCHGNNIKTINKHTLQPGETYEIKVHFHSLHAGFYEQLLVFNFETCQQFSDTFEIMRLLEVIHLTSLSEEPSQKATDSLCQSVLSNLKKGMSLLTSVIPLKKYGIPHGIKYSKEDVDLLGPLNWENYSQRFHMLLHLEEHQQKTNIEKYNQDNVPLFACKSTTDLVIMQIAGVSKSTVLKPSGVRVQVVPLVVTNFEPVHYYTGWLQHVEGELIYLQFDKDFLRCFKEGMRVRALFAINRISLRLQHRAAVLIYEHRLKEVLFPTGQHSVKHSHLHSLPGVEGNPEQCTAVHYIVAGTAKPAPYLVFGPPGTGKTVTLVEAIKQIVKTQNSCHILACAPSNSAADHLCEKILEKKIRGVFRLYAFSFPVRNISPKIKPHCNLDISNNNIILPPKKVLLRYKVMVTTLITAGRLVTAGINPSHFTYIFVDEAGQAIETECVIPLAGLMKPHTCQVVLAGDPKQLGPVITSTLAEESGLGLSLLERLMNNIDLYKSHDGFNNRFITKLLRNYRSHPAILKIPNELFYKGELQAYADKKRCSSFCKWEHLPKKGFPLIFHGVAGTDERDADSPSAYNMAEVEVIKEYLKSLIDHFHKNDMATIEPREIGIITPYRKQVEKIQNALKTDKDLKKENLENIVIGSVENFQGKEFSVILLSTVRSTPKLSASKQQFTLGFVDNEKRFNVALTRAKSLLIVIGDPRILKTDKIWNKFVNYCYKEGAYRGIAVSDEEEEEEEDTLNNVHSQNLWNHGIKSPHFRSVLYGLTMFDMITTQQDNIYFKCHSDRRHQREPASPRTVQVFVSGEEAETARGRLARFLKEELKKSRAQLISAKNGIRINSDPQFENGKLCLLVEECECLVNLKVENSGTKPVYFTYYTPLHWLKYFTLKDESKVTKTNPLCLHPGDSYEIQVIFHCTVVGFYPTTLAFEFRQDLQTSDAFYIVRFIEARCITALGRELAPTAPYKPRSLPAWIRKVDYKIVDGQRPEGLSKRELENAVMLKEYRMPAYMNSFIKSLEKPTFVSDKRRALLESPLSRSNYSEKFHLLLYLEEQQMEVDIKKYNIPNSEQEVAIMTRDPVNKKLLVLEVPGVSENRPSVLRGDALLAYPVGEKTIKYRGYVHSVQLNSVKLGFGPKLLDRFVDGMKFNIEFTISRLILRLQHRAAELAPQYRLEDVLFPAAPTSSQQTELPQLRLFDSKLEKNTEQYQAVQHIVAGSSKPAPYLLFGPPGTGKTVTLVEAIKQIEKNQASCHILACAPSNSAADLLCEKILDSMDPKDKPKVYRIYASSREPKSVPDGLKACSNLVGDCYFYPAKEKLMEYRIIVTTLLTAGRLVTGGIPAGHFTHVFVDEAGHAVETECLIPVAGLLHPESGQVVLAGDPKQLGPIIRSPFALKYGMGVSLLERLMKDFPLYQKNEGVFNNRFVTKLLHNYRSHPAILKIPNELFYDGELQVCADEILRNSCRNWKYLPRKGFPVIFHGVAGVDEREASSPSFFNVAEVEVLMNYVRKLLQTHGKRGLATISPKDIGIITPYRKQVQKICKALDKVGKELKNKEMDSLEVGSVEEFQGQERRVIMVSTVRSSPNYAEIDQQFNLGFVKNEKRFNVAVTRAKALLIVVGNPRVLNTDSTWARFIQYSKDEGGYTGFTEAEEDEDVVMRLAFLYISIDTKVETAESAIQQYLDPEWRSDL, from the exons ATGCCGCTACCTGTTCACCAAAAA GACCAAATGAGCTTTCTCTACAAACAGGAAGAGCAATCACAGATGTTGCCTGCAGTATGGCCTGCCAGCGCCAGGGACACAGTACCAGGAAGTTCTGGTTACCAGGATGGGCCACACCATACATCTGTTGCCGAAGTACAGGCTCAGCAGGCACGCCAAAAAATTGAAGCCCGTAAAACAGTGGCAAAATTATTCCAGCAATACAG GGATCAGCTAATCTCCAACAAATATGAGGTCACCGTGACATCAGATCCTGTGTCAACAGAAGAGAAGATCTGCCTCACTGTGTATGAAAATAAG AAAGTCATACATTTCACTGTGAAGAACTCTGGTGTCACAGcagtttatttaactttttgGTCCGCTGTCCTTGtaaagaacattttcactgttagaGACTGTCATGGAAACAATATCAAGACTATCAACAAACACACTCTTCAACCAG GAGAGACATATGAAATCAAGGTCCATTTCCACTCTCTCCATGCAGGCTTCTATGAACAGTTATTAGTCTTTAATTTTGAAACATGCCAGCAGTTCTCAGATACCTTTGAGATCATGCGCCTCTTGGAGGTCATACATCTGACATCTCTTAGTGAAGAGCCCTCCCAAAAAGCCACAGACTCATTGTGCCAAAGTGTATTGTCTAACCTTAAGAAAGG AATGAGCCTACTAACTTCTGTCATTCCTTTGAAGAAATATGGGATACCCCATGgtataaaatacagtaaagaaGACGt GGACCTGCTGGGTCCTCTGAACTGGGAGAACTACTCCCAGAGGTTTCACATGCTGCTGCATCTGGAGGAGCACCAGCAGAAGACAAACATTGAGAAATACAATCAGGATAATGTGCCCCTGTTTGCATGCAAAAGCACCACTGACCTTGTAATTATGCAG ATTGCAGGTGTCTCTAAAAGTACAGTACTGAAGCCATCCGGGGTCCGTGTGCAGGTGGTTCCCTTGGTGGTTACCAACTTCGAACCTGTTCATTATTACACTGGATGGCTTCAACATGTGGAGGGGGAGCTGATCTACCTGCAGTTCGATAAAGA TTTCCTGAGGTGTTTCAAGGAGGGCATGAGGGTCCGTGCTTTGTTTGCCATCAACCGCATAAGCCTACGACttcagcacagagcagcagtgctgaTATATGAGCACAGACTGAAGGAGGTGCTGTTCCCTACTGGACAACATTCTGTCAAGCATTCACATTTACACAG CCTACCAGGGGTTGAGGGCAACCCAGAACAGTGCACAGCTGTTCATTACATTGTAGCTGGTACTGCAAAACCTGCCCCTTACCTGGTATTTGGTCCACCTGGCACAG GCAAAACAGTGACTTTGGTGGAAGCCATCAAACAGATAGTGAAAACCCAGAATTCGTGCCACATACTGGCTTGCGCTCCTTCCAACAGCGCAGCTGATCATCTGTGTGAGAAGATTCTGGAAAAAAAGATTCGGGGAGTGTTTCGCTTGTATGCGTTCAGTTTCCCTGTGAGAAATATTTCCCCAAAAATAAAG CCACATTGCAACCTGGACATCAGTAACAACAACATTATTCTTCCTCCTAAAAAAGTGCTGTTGAGGTATAAGGTCATGGTAACCACCTTGATTACCGCTGGAAG GCTAGTGACAGCAGGGATTAATCCAAGTCATTTCACTTATATCTTTGTGGATGAGGCAGGCCAGGCTATAGAAACAGAGTGTGTCATTCCTTTAGCAG GTTTAATGAAACCACACACATGTCAGGTAGTGCTGGCCGGAGACCCTAAACAGTTAGGCCCAGTCATCACATCCACATTAGCAGAGGAAAGTGGCCTGG GTTTGTCCTTGTTGGAGCGTCTGATGAATAACATCGACCTTTACAAGTCACATGACGGGTTCAACAACCGCTTTATCACCAAATTACTGAGGAACTATAG ATCCCATCCTGCAATTCTGAAAATTCCCAATGAGCTCTTTTATAAAGGAGAACTTCAAGCATATGCAGATAAAAAGAGATGTAGTTCATTTTGCAAATGGGAACACCTGCCCAAAAAA GGTTTCCCTCTGATCTTCCATGGAGTGGCAGGTACTGATGAACGTGATGCCGACAGTCCCTCTGCTTACAACatggcagaggtggaggtgatAAAGGAGTACTTAAAATCCCTTATTGACCAttttcacaaaaatgacatGGCCACAATTGAACCAAGAGAAATTGGCATCATTACCCCATACAGAAAACAG GTGGAGAAAATCCAGAATGCCCTCAAGACTGATAAAGATCTCAAGAAGGAAAACCTGGAAAACATAGTG aTTGGCTCAGTGGAGAATTTTCAGGGTAAAGAGTTTAGCGTGATTCTGTTGTCTACGGTGCGTAGCACTCCCAAACTGAGTGCAAGTAAGCAACAGTTCACTCTAGGCTTTGTTGATAATGAGAAG AGGTTTAATGTGGCACTGACCAGAGCAAAATCCTTACTGATTGTCATTGGAGACCCCAGAATtttgaaaactgacaaaatctGGAACAA ATTTGTTAATTACTGCTACAAAGAAGGGGCTTACCGAGGTATTGCAGTCtctgatgaagaggaagaggaagaggaagatacACTCAATAATGTACACTCACAGAACCTCTG gaaCCATGGGATCAAATCTCCCCACTTCAGATCAGTCCTCTACGGCCTGACAATGTTCGACATGATAACAACACAACAAGACAATATCTACTTCAAG TGCCATTCAGACAGGCGTCATCAGCGAGAGCCTGCCAGTCCCAGGACAGTACAGGTCTTTGTCTCTGGAGAAGAAGCCGAAACAGCCCGGGGGAGACTGGCCAGGTTTTTGAAGGAAGAACTGAAGAAAAGCAG AGCTCAGCTCATCTCTGCCAAAAATGGCATCCGGATCAACTCTGACCCTCAGTTTGAGAATGGGAAACTTTGCTTGCTTGTGGAAGAATGCGAG TGTTTGGTAAACCTGAAAGTGGAAAACTCTGGAACAAAGCCTGTGTATTTCACCTACTACACCCCACTGCACTGGCTGAAGTACTTCACTCTAAAGGATGAGAGCAAAGTGACTAAGACAAATCCTTTGTGTCTACATCCAG GTGACAGCTATGAGATCCAGGTTATTTTCCACTGCACTGTGGTTGGTTTCTATCCAACTACACTGGCCTTTGAGTTCAGACAAGACCTGCAGACCTCCGATGCGTTCTACATTGTACGCTTCATTGAGGCTCGGTGTATAACTGCCTTAGGACGGGAGCTGGCACCCACAGCACCCTACAAACCTCGCTCTCTCCCTGCCTGGATCCGTAAAGTTGATTACAAGATTGTGGATGGACAGCGACCTGAAGG ACTGTCAAAAAGGGAGCTAGAGAATGCAGTTATGCTAAAAGAGTATCGCATGCCGGCATACATGAACTCGTTCATCAAATCACTGGAGAAGCCTACCTTCGTCTCTGATAAAAG AAGGGCCTTGCTGGAAAGCCCCTTGAGCCGGAGTAACTACTCAGAGAagtttcatctgctgctgtatCTGGAGGAGCAACAGATGGAGGTGGACATCAAGAAATACAACATCCCTAACAGTGAACAAGAAGTGGCCATCATGACCAGAGATCCAGTCAACAAGAAACTTCTCGTTCTGGAG GTACCTGGTGTGTCTGAGAACCGCCCGTCTGTACTACGAGGGGATGCACTGCTGGCGTATCCTGTGGGAGAAAAGACGATTAAGTATCGCGGCTACGTCCACAGTGTGCAGCTGAACAGTGTCAAACTCGGCTTCGGCCCAAA ATTGCTGGATCGCTTTGTAGATGGCATGAAGTTTAATATTGAGTTCACTATCAGCCGCCTGATTTTGCGTCttcagcacagagcagcagagctggCACCTCAATACAGATTGGAAGATGTGCTGTTCCCTGCAGCACCCACCTCCTCTCAGCAAACTGAGCTTCCCCAACTCAG GCTGTTTGACTCAAagctggagaaaaacacagagcagtATCAGGCTGTACAACATATTGTGGCTGGCTCATCCAAACCTGCCCCCTACCTGCTGTTTGGCCCACCTGGAACAG GCAAAACTGTGACTCTGGTGGAGGCCATCAAGCAGATAGAGAAGAACCAGGCCTCCTGCCACATCCTGGCCTGTGCTCCCTCCAACAGCGCTGCTGATCTGCTCTGCGAGAAGATACTGGACTCTATGGATCCTAAGGATAAGCCTAAAGTATACCGCATATACGCCAGCAGCAGGGAACCAAAATCTGTCCCCGACGGTCTCAAA GCATGCTCTAACCTGGTCGGGGATTGTTATTTTTATCCTGCTAAAGAGAAGCTGATGGAGTATAGGATCATTGTCACCACCCTGCTAACTGCTGGAAG GTTGGTCACAGGAGGCATCCCTGCAGGTCATTTCACTCACGTGTTTGTGGACGAGGCAGGACATGCTGTGGAGACTGAATGTTTAATTCCAGTGGcag GGCTGCTCCATCCAGAGTCGGGTCAAGTCGTTCTGGCTGGGGATCCCAAACAACTCGGACCCATCATCAGATCCCCTTTTGCACTAAAATACGGCATGG gagTGTCCCTCTTGGAGCGCTTGATGAAGGATTTTCCTCTGTACCAGAAGAACGAGGGCGTGTTCAACAATCGCTTTGTCACAAAGCTGCTGCACAACTACAG GTCCCATCCTGCCATCCTGAAGATTCCTAACGAACTCTTCTACGATGGGGAGTTGCAGGTTTGCGCGGATGAAATTTTACGCAACTCCTGCCGCAATTGGAAATATCTCCCAAGGAAG GGCTTCCCAGTGATCTTCCATGGGGTGGCTGGCGTCGATGAGCGAGAGGCCAGCAGTCCTTCGTTCTTCAATGTAGCAGAGGTGGAGGTGCTGATGAACTACGTCAGGAAACTGCTGCAGACACACGGCAAGAGGGGCCTGGCTACCATCTCACCTAAAGACATAGGCATCATCACTCCCTACAGGAAACAG GTGCAGAAAATCTGTAAGGCCTTGGACAAAGTTGGGAAAGAGcttaaaaacaaggaaatggaCAGCCTTGAG